A region of the Lentisphaerota bacterium genome:
GGCGACGATTACGGGCGACGATTACGGTTTACGATTTCCTCCGGTCATTCCCTTCTCTGAGGTGTTGCATCAGCACAAAATAAGCACTCGCCGTCCACGAGTAGGCGCGATCCCGCAGCGGAGCGCCCGTGTCGGCGGCAAAGTTCTCGGCGAATCCGGCAACGCGGCAGTTGCCGATAAAATCGTCGGCGATTTGCGACGCCAGTTTCGCTTGCCCCATCCGCCGCAGACCGTCGCAGGCGAGCAGCGTGTAGGGCGCCCATACCGGGCCGCGCCAGTAGCCGTCGCGTTCGTGAAGCGGACTTTTCAGGGTTTCCGTGGCCAAGCCCGCAGCGCAGCGAAAGCGGGAGATGGCTTTTACGCAGGCCTTTTGGTTGGCCGCCGGCAGGCGGTCGCCGAGCACCACCGTCATCCACGGCTGCAAGGCGTCGCCGGGTTGGGGGAGTGCGCCCTTTCCCGGCCGGATCGCGCGGGGCTCGCCCGCCCGCCAGTGCAGGGCCAGATGCCGCTTCAGCAAGCGTGCCGACTCTTCGCGCCAGAGTGTGGCGTCCGCGCGACGGCCAAGCCGCTGCGCAACTTGCGCCAGGGCATCGAGCTGCAGCACCAGATACGCGGCGATATCCGGCGTGGCCAACGGCATGCCGAGGTTCATGATGGTGCTGTTGTCCGCGCCGGTGTCGTTGCCATGATGAATTTCCGGCAACCCGTCGCCATCCGAGTCGCGCGCGTTGAGCCACCAACGCGTCCAGCGGACAAGCATCTCGTAGGCTTCGCGCAAACGGGCCGTTCCAGGATCGGCCCACTCGATCATCCGCGCCAGGGTCCAGCCATGCACAGGCGGCTTGACGAACTCCCAGCCATAGCTCATGGGATTGTAGCTGTCCGGGAAACAGCCGTTGGCGTCTTGATGGTCCGCAAACGCCAGGAATTGATCCCAGGCCAGGTCCGGATGGCGGCCGGCCATGGCGAGCGCGTTGAAGCAATGGTCCCAGCTCCAGACCCGGTTCATGCCGTGCTTGGACATCAGCATCACTGTGCGTGTCACGAGTCCGCGCGGTGGCGCCAGGCAACTCCACAGGATGTAGCCGGCCAGGGCACGGGTCTCTTCGTGACCCGGCAAGGCGGCCGGAAAGGGTTTCAGAAATGCGGCGAATTCCGCGCCGCGCCGCGCCACCACGTCGTCGAACAGCTCGCTGTGCGAGATTGCCGGCCAGGTGGACTGCATCGCCTCAACCGCCAGTTCCGCCCACTCCCCCTTGCGCGGAACCAGTTCGATCACTCCACGCTCAACCCGCTCGCCTTTCCACGGCGCATCGAGTGTCATACGTCCGGCCAGGCGCGTGACCGCGAACTGACTTTTGACCCAGGTCAGCGAGACTTGGATACGGTCGGCGTTGTGCGCAAAAATCACCGCGCTGCAGCCCTTGAGGTGTTGGAGCGCCAAGCGGGCCCTGCCGTCGCGCACGCGCAGACGCACGGCACCACCGGCCCCGAAAACGCATTCCAGACGCGCTCCATTGCCCTGGAGCACGGTCAAGGCCGGCGAACTCGAAGGCGGCGCATTGACCACGCTGCCCTTGGAATCCAGCAACTCGATCCCGAACGTGGAGCCATCCCGCACACTATGGCAGGTGCGCAGGTAGAATCCGGGCGGGGTGTAATCAATTTCACGAGAAAGTGAGAGCCAGGAATCCGGGACAGACGCCGGCACCACACGGGGGTCAAAGATGCAGACTGGCGGAACCTTGTTTTTGTTCATACATTTTCTCAGAACTTTAATGGCTCGTCGCCCGTGGGCATTACCGGGTAGTCTGGCATGCCGATATTCTGGCAGAGTTCAGAGATCTTGAACGGGCGATGTTTGGCCATGGATTGATTGGCCGCCGCCCCGACCAGGATGGACCAGGCACCGGAACGCTGATCCGCCGCGCGTTTGTACGGATCCGCTGGCGGCGTGTGGCTGAAGACGTCGCGGACCAGCGGTTCGTCGCCGCCGCCATGGCCGCCTTCCGCCTTCCACAGCTCGACAGTATAAGCCGGCTTGCGGGTCGGATAAACGCGGATGTAGGTGTCCGCGCTCTTGATCGCGCCTGGAACGCTTCCGTCGCCATTGATATACACGGTCTCCTGGCACATGTGCTCCAGACGCCCCTTGGTGCCATTGAAGGCGACCGCATACCCCTCCCATGGATTGAATGCATTGAGGGAATAGGACATCTTGGTCCCGCCGGCATAATCCACCACCACGTTCATGCTGTCTTCGATGTCGATTTCGGGACTGAAGACGCAACGGTCGCGGAAATAGCCGTCGTACTGCTCGCAGTCGAGGTAGCACTCAGTAAGGCCCTTGTTGGCGGCCAGGTCGAGACCGAACGGACACGTCCCGAATTCCGGGCAGCCGCGGCACCGTTCCTGACGCCGGGTCAGGCCAAGCCGATCCGCCGTTTTCGCGGTGTAAAAGCGGCGATGTCCGGAGGCGTACACGCGTTCCGGCACGTCGGAGAGCCACCAGTTGACCAGATCGAAGTGATGCGTGGCCTTGTGCACCATCAGGCCGCCGGAGTTGGCCTTGTTGCGGTGCCAGCGGCGGAAGTAGTCGGCTCCGTGGTAGGTGTCGAGCATCCAATGGAAATCCACGGAGAGTACTTCGCCGATGGTTCCTTTCATCAGCAGGTCCTTGATTTGGGTGCGGGGTGGGGAGTAACGGTAGTTAAAGGTCACCCTGACCTTGCGGCCGGTCTTCTTCTGCGTGTCGATGATGCGCTGGCATTTCGTCCCGTCGGTGGTCATCGGCTTTTCGGTGATCACATCGCAGCCGAGTTCCATGGCACGGCAGACATATTCATCGTGGAAGGCATCCTTGCAGGTGACGATGACGGTGTCCGGCCGTGTTTCCTTCACCATGCGCTCAAAATCCGTGTGGGCGTATAGCGGCACCACGAGGCCCGTCCCGCCGTCTGCCGACGTCCACTTTTTCACCCAGCGGTCCATCATGTCGAGACGGCCTTTGTTGTTGTCGCACAGACCCACCAGGCAGGCTTCCCCGGGAAATCCCTTGGCCGCCGCCTCCGTGTACATAAAGGCGCGTCCACCCACTCCCACCTGCACGTATCGCTTTTCTTGTTTGCTCATCGTCTTCCTTCTGCTTGATGTTTTTCTTGAAAATAATTAACGACGGTTCCCAATGCTGAATCTCCCAAGCGCGCCCCAGTGTGTCGAAACAGCGTCCGCAATGCAATCATTTTTTGTTGTTTTTCTTGTTGACTTAAGTTACGCCATGGTGAAATAATTCAACACAGCTTCGTAGAACCACTCCTTTTTCCCAATTACCGGAATGGGGTTATATTAAAAAAGGAAAATGCGTATGAAAACGAGCTGCGGAAGGTGGGCGGTTGTTCGTCGGTTGTCGAGTCTGGGTTGTGGTCTTGGAGAAAGCGGAAGGTTGATCTCGCTGTCGCTGGCGGCTGGAATGTTCCTGGCCGGGACGGCGCGAGGGCAGACGGAGATATTCGTGGTGCCGCCGGGAACGGCCAGCGTGACGCCCGAGGAGCCCTACGCGCCCTGGGCCAAAGCGGCCACCAACATCCAGACTGCGGTGACCTTCGCCAAGAACAATTCCATCGGCACGGTCACCGTGTCGAACGGCACATACAACATTACCAGTGAGATACTGGTTGCAGGCCCCATCACCCTGCGCAGTTTCGAGGGCGGCTTGAGCGGCGCATCGAATACGGTCGTGCGGCGTAGCGGTTCCGGGACCATGCGCATCTTCAACATCACAGACGCCAATGCCGTGCTTCAGGGCCTGAGCTTCACGAACGGCTACGGTGTAGCAGGAGCTGGAGTGTCTATGGCCGGCGGGTTGGTACGGGACTGCATTATAGCAAACAACGATGCCCTGGCCAATAACGGTGGTGGCGTCTACATGAATGGGGGCACGGTTTCTAACTGTATCGTCAGGTCGAACAGGATGGGGGTTAATAATAATTCCGCGGGGGATGGCGGCGGGATTTATGCGACAGGCACGAGCAAGATCTTCAATTGCCATATCTTGTCGAATAGGGCTGGTGTCAATAAAGTTGAGAACGAGGGTGGAGGTGTCTTTGCGGGATCTTCGACCGTCATACGCAACTGCCTGATCGCCGACAATAGGACGTGGCGTCGTGGCGGCGGCGTGTACACTAGCGGCCGGATCGAGAACTGCACGATCGTCGGAAACTGGATGTACGGTACTAGAACAGACAGTGCGGGCGGCGGGGTTTATATGACCGGCGGGTCTGTCAGTAACAGCATCGTTTACTTCAACGCTATTACGGCGGAAAGCACCACCGGCTATACGAATATCTACGCCGCGGCGGGCGTCGGCTACACCTGCACCACCGGCCCCGAGTTCTCAGCAGCCAACGGCAACACCGCGGGCGACCCGCTGTTTGTCAATCGGTCCGGCGGCGACTACAGCCTGCAGGAAGACTCGCCCTGCATGGATACTGGCGCGAACCAGGACGACTGGATGGTCGGCGCGACGGACCTGGCCGGCAACGCCCGCAAGCAGTGGGGGGGCGTAGCCGACGGTAAGGCCAAGATCGTGGATATGGGCGCGTACGAGGCGCCGACACCGCCGCCGGCCGCGACGATCATCCTGCTGCGGTAGCGATTTGGATGAGACCGAGCCCCAACAACGCGGTGGAGGCGACGGGATACCGCCGCCTCATCGCTGCCGTTCTCGTGATTTACCTGTACGAAGTCTTCAAGCAAGAGGCCGCAGGAGACAGTCACGCGCCCAGTCACACGCCCATGGGCGCGAGAGGGTAAAAGGCAAAGTGTGCCTCCGGTGTGCCGTTGGCCAGATTACCGTCACAGGATTGCAGGAGCTTGCCGAGCAGTTCGGCCCGTTTCTCGGGATGCGCGGCGGCAAGGTCGCGTTCTTCCCGGTAGTCGTCCGTAAGCCGGTAGAGTTGCAGGGTGAAGGCTTCGCGCAGGTCATCGAGTGACGCGCCGAAGGTGCCGAAGTCCAGGATGCGGTTTCGGCGGACGAAGGTGCGCAGCTTCCAGCCGTCGCGGGTCACCAACGAGGGTCCGTAGTGGCTGGAGTAGACGATGTGGTCGTGCTCCGGCGCTTCGGGGTCTCCCCGCAACGCGGGCAGCAGGGAGAGGCCGTCGGTGGCGCCCTGTGGCAGCGGAATGCCGGCGAGATCGGCGACGGTCGCGAGCATGTCGAAATTGGCGATCAAACGTTCCGAGATGGACCCGGCCGGCACGCGCCCCGGCCAACGCGCCAGGAAAGGCACACGTGTCGCGCCTTCCCAGTTCGAGGTCTTCAAGCCGGCCATGCCGTCGTTGCCGTCGAGTATGTCCCCGCAACGGTCGCTGTGAAACTTCGTCGTCACATCGTCGAGCCACGCTTCGTCGAGGGTCTGGCGGGCATAGCAACGCCCAGGCTGCTCGTAGCAGGGCCAGTGGCCGTTGTCGGACGTGAAAATCACCAGCGTCCGCTCTTCCAGCCCCAGCGTCCGAAGCGTGTCCAGAATCAGGCCGACCGTACGATCCAGCCGCAGAACCATGGAGGCATATTCCTTTTCGACCCGCGTCAGGGCGGGATTATGGGCCACCTGCGGGTCGAGGTCCGGAAAATAGACCGGTCCGTGCGGGAGCTGCGTCGGGTGATAGAGCAAGAAGGGCTTCTCCTGGTGCCGGCGCAGGAACTCGACGATCTTCGCATCGTACAGATCCTGGGAATGCACAGCCCGGCCAACGGCATTGTGTTCCACCTCGCCGTTCGGGAAAGGTCCGTAATGGCCCTTGCCGAACGTCGGATCCGTGTTGCCGGGAATATCCACGCGTCGTCCGTCTTCAAAGACATAGGGCGGATAGAACCCGTGGCACTGCCCATGATCGTAGTAGCCGTAGTGATAATCCCAGCCGTGACGGCGGATTTCGCGGTCACAGGTGGAAAAGCCCCATTCGAGTTTGCCGATCTGTCCGGTGATCAGACCAGCCTGGCGGGCGATTTCGGCAAGAAACAGATCGCCCTCGCGTGGACGGATGCCGGTGTTGCAGAGCAGTTCCTCGATTTGCGCCTGCGTCTGGCGCCCGGCCAGATACTCGTTGTAAAGCCCCGACCGGTTGAAGGTCCATCGGCCGGCATGCGAATCGTGGACACCGGTCAGGAGGGCGGCGCGCGCCGGCGCGCACAGGGCGCAGCCGTAGGCGCGCGTACACCGCATCCCTTCGGCGGCCAGGCGGTCTATGTTCGGCGTACGATAATGGCGCTGGCTGTAGCAGCTCAGCATGCCACGACCCAGATCATCCGCGTAGATAAATACGATATTCGGTTTCGTGTTACTTCCCTTTCTTCTCATCCTGACGCTTGGCTTCCGCCCGTTTGAGTCCGATGGTAACCTCGGCCGGCTTGACCTCGTCTTTCACAAGCGCTTCCAGTTTGGCGTTCAGCTCCCGCACTTTTTCCGGGTTATCCTTGGCCAGGTTCTTCTCCTCGCCGATATCCGTCGCCAGGTTGTACAGTTCAAACTCCTCGCCGGACTCCAGCGGCTTCTTTTGAGCATTAACAGGCTTCAACAACTTCCAGTCCCCCATGCGAATGGCACGGGTGCCGCCGAAATCCAGCAGAATCGCGTCATGCGGCGACTTCGCCCCCTGTGTGATGACCGGCCAGATATCCTTGCCGTCGAGTTGGCAGATAGGCGGGCTCGAACGCGCCAAGATGCCACTTTCCGCTGATGGCCGTTTCATAGCCGGCCTCCTTCAGCGCCTGCGCCAAGGTCCGTTCTTCAAGCGGCAATCCCCACTTCGAGCCCAGGGAGGGAATCACTAAATTAACACCGGTATGCGCGGCGTAGCGGCTGGTCATCAGGCACGCGCGCGTTGGCGAACACACCGGCATGACGTAGAACGACTCGAACACGGCGCCTGCTTTGGCCAGTTGGTCCAGGTTCGGCGTCATCCGCGACGCGTCATTCGGGGTCTTCTGTAATCCCAGGACCCCCGTGAAGCCGACATCCCAGATTCCGAGATCGTCGGTGAGAATGAAGAGAATGTTAGGCTTGACGGCATTTACCGGAATGACTTTCGCTCCCGGCTCGCCCGCAGCCCAGACCAGTTGTGGCAGCCCG
Encoded here:
- a CDS encoding twin-arginine translocation signal domain-containing protein gives rise to the protein MNRRDFMQLAGLGVLAAGLPQLVWAAGEPGAKVIPVNAVKPNILFILTDDLGIWDVGFTGVLGLQKTPNDASRMTPNLDQLAKAGAVFESFYVMPVCSPTRACLMTSRYAAHTGVNLVIPSLGSKWGLPLEERTLAQALKEAGYETAISGKWHLGAFEPAYLPTRRQGYLAGHHTGGEVAA
- a CDS encoding sulfatase, yielding MRRKGSNTKPNIVFIYADDLGRGMLSCYSQRHYRTPNIDRLAAEGMRCTRAYGCALCAPARAALLTGVHDSHAGRWTFNRSGLYNEYLAGRQTQAQIEELLCNTGIRPREGDLFLAEIARQAGLITGQIGKLEWGFSTCDREIRRHGWDYHYGYYDHGQCHGFYPPYVFEDGRRVDIPGNTDPTFGKGHYGPFPNGEVEHNAVGRAVHSQDLYDAKIVEFLRRHQEKPFLLYHPTQLPHGPVYFPDLDPQVAHNPALTRVEKEYASMVLRLDRTVGLILDTLRTLGLEERTLVIFTSDNGHWPCYEQPGRCYARQTLDEAWLDDVTTKFHSDRCGDILDGNDGMAGLKTSNWEGATRVPFLARWPGRVPAGSISERLIANFDMLATVADLAGIPLPQGATDGLSLLPALRGDPEAPEHDHIVYSSHYGPSLVTRDGWKLRTFVRRNRILDFGTFGASLDDLREAFTLQLYRLTDDYREERDLAAAHPEKRAELLGKLLQSCDGNLANGTPEAHFAFYPLAPMGV
- a CDS encoding right-handed parallel beta-helix repeat-containing protein, with translation MRMKTSCGRWAVVRRLSSLGCGLGESGRLISLSLAAGMFLAGTARGQTEIFVVPPGTASVTPEEPYAPWAKAATNIQTAVTFAKNNSIGTVTVSNGTYNITSEILVAGPITLRSFEGGLSGASNTVVRRSGSGTMRIFNITDANAVLQGLSFTNGYGVAGAGVSMAGGLVRDCIIANNDALANNGGGVYMNGGTVSNCIVRSNRMGVNNNSAGDGGGIYATGTSKIFNCHILSNRAGVNKVENEGGGVFAGSSTVIRNCLIADNRTWRRGGGVYTSGRIENCTIVGNWMYGTRTDSAGGGVYMTGGSVSNSIVYFNAITAESTTGYTNIYAAAGVGYTCTTGPEFSAANGNTAGDPLFVNRSGGDYSLQEDSPCMDTGANQDDWMVGATDLAGNARKQWGGVADGKAKIVDMGAYEAPTPPPAATIILLR
- a CDS encoding Gfo/Idh/MocA family oxidoreductase, which translates into the protein MSKQEKRYVQVGVGGRAFMYTEAAAKGFPGEACLVGLCDNNKGRLDMMDRWVKKWTSADGGTGLVVPLYAHTDFERMVKETRPDTVIVTCKDAFHDEYVCRAMELGCDVITEKPMTTDGTKCQRIIDTQKKTGRKVRVTFNYRYSPPRTQIKDLLMKGTIGEVLSVDFHWMLDTYHGADYFRRWHRNKANSGGLMVHKATHHFDLVNWWLSDVPERVYASGHRRFYTAKTADRLGLTRRQERCRGCPEFGTCPFGLDLAANKGLTECYLDCEQYDGYFRDRCVFSPEIDIEDSMNVVVDYAGGTKMSYSLNAFNPWEGYAVAFNGTKGRLEHMCQETVYINGDGSVPGAIKSADTYIRVYPTRKPAYTVELWKAEGGHGGGDEPLVRDVFSHTPPADPYKRAADQRSGAWSILVGAAANQSMAKHRPFKISELCQNIGMPDYPVMPTGDEPLKF